Proteins from a genomic interval of Methanococcoides sp. AM1:
- a CDS encoding DUF6951 family protein: MTDITVNSRICGFTHKIHGTKDGKNVKVKIETQCPKVKNISELEVPMMQLFGIKENIVTAKAQEGNCCATCLVPCGVLHACNLELGLISEKLAKDVGDLSIEFE; this comes from the coding sequence ATGACAGACATCACAGTGAATTCAAGAATTTGTGGTTTTACACACAAAATACACGGAACCAAGGATGGAAAGAACGTTAAAGTAAAGATCGAAACGCAATGTCCAAAGGTTAAGAACATTTCCGAGCTTGAAGTACCAATGATGCAGCTCTTTGGCATCAAAGAGAACATTGTCACCGCTAAAGCACAAGAAGGAAACTGTTGCGCAACATGTCTGGTACCATGCGGAGTCCTCCATGCATGCAACCTTGAACTGGGACTTATCTCCGAAAAACTTGCAAAAGATGTAGGCGATCTCAGCATCGAGTTTGAGTGA
- a CDS encoding RPA family protein, producing the protein MVEREIAHRIFAKELNDSSSTIHSTIDEAINSEGHTPNYLLTPLGTMVNRVFIVGVLTEVDNVGNDTDTWKARVVDPSGAFTIYAGQYQPQAAIFLSSVETPAFVSVVGKVRVYKPDAGSPIISLRPEEIHLADESMRNCWVTDTAELTLDRVDLFSKILSLCKGDPDSCNCTENMAIPSNLSEGICLAIENYGTGTDYLNELRSVVKKCIVFTDLASSADGDKDIDVVVMELLEELDEGKGVEYIDLLSVANSRNINEKAVDSAVRSLLAKGQCYEPKIGIIRPIS; encoded by the coding sequence ATGGTGGAGCGTGAAATTGCACACAGGATATTTGCAAAAGAGTTGAACGATTCGAGTTCTACAATACATTCTACTATTGACGAGGCAATAAATTCAGAGGGCCATACTCCAAATTACCTTCTCACTCCTCTGGGAACAATGGTTAATCGTGTTTTCATTGTTGGTGTTCTCACGGAGGTTGATAATGTAGGCAATGATACGGATACATGGAAAGCCCGTGTGGTTGATCCTTCAGGGGCTTTTACAATATATGCCGGCCAGTATCAACCACAAGCAGCTATATTCCTTTCGTCGGTTGAAACTCCTGCATTCGTTTCCGTAGTGGGGAAAGTGCGTGTATATAAGCCGGATGCCGGGAGCCCGATCATATCCCTGAGGCCTGAAGAGATCCATCTGGCAGATGAAAGTATGCGCAACTGCTGGGTAACTGATACTGCAGAACTGACTCTTGACAGGGTCGATTTATTTTCAAAAATACTGTCCTTATGTAAAGGTGATCCTGATTCCTGCAATTGTACGGAAAATATGGCAATTCCATCTAATTTATCAGAGGGCATCTGCCTGGCCATTGAGAATTACGGTACTGGTACTGATTATCTGAATGAGCTGAGGTCTGTAGTTAAAAAGTGTATTGTTTTCACCGATCTTGCATCTTCTGCAGATGGCGATAAAGACATAGATGTTGTCGTAATGGAATTGCTGGAAGAGCTTGATGAAGGAAAAGGTGTGGAGTATATAGATCTTCTTTCAGTTGCAAATTCCCGCAATATAAATGAAAAAGCAGTAGATTCAGCAGTCAGGTCTTTGCTTGCAAAGGGGCAATGTTATGAACCAAAGATCGGCATCATTAGGCCGATCTCATAA
- a CDS encoding Single-stranded DNA binding protein: MDKKFAPHIEELTKALGNISRSTIEDELELLLKYRVPIDEAKRSILKKFQNDSPVSKKVEDLAIGDRGIALEVRILNINEKNVNLRGDSVTIFSGALADETGLCSFTSWKPISLNPGDAVRIRDASVRAWHNRAEVSIGDRSEVELLEDTYLPDISELSATPIKKLGEVGYSDMFISSVAAVIELYHRDVNVKGKDLTIIEGVLADETSRLPFVSWSLLDGVDIGTIVRFEDASVSMYRGVPSIHLNESTSVHIVGSGENLPFTFASVNLPPKPLPIGDVLQNEGMFDVSVEGNIVSVRPGSGVIARCPECNRVIMKDTCRSHGGVEGVQDMRIKLILDDGTGSLLVMLNRELSEIVYGKTLQESESLMGKAMSANVVYDDMKSILTGHYLGVRGNTSKIEYGVTFVAKSVWVPSEDLDKRASDLLERLEGVE; the protein is encoded by the coding sequence ATGGACAAGAAATTTGCGCCTCATATTGAAGAGCTAACAAAGGCGCTAGGAAACATAAGCAGATCTACTATAGAAGATGAACTGGAACTGTTGCTAAAGTACCGAGTACCTATAGACGAGGCAAAGAGATCAATTCTTAAGAAATTCCAAAACGATTCTCCGGTATCGAAAAAGGTGGAAGATCTTGCTATCGGTGACAGGGGAATAGCTCTTGAGGTTCGCATTCTTAATATCAATGAAAAAAATGTTAATTTACGTGGTGATTCTGTAACTATCTTTTCCGGTGCACTTGCTGATGAGACTGGATTATGTTCGTTCACATCATGGAAACCGATCTCTCTAAATCCCGGGGATGCTGTAAGGATCCGGGATGCCAGCGTCAGGGCCTGGCATAACAGGGCGGAAGTTAGTATAGGGGATCGTTCGGAAGTGGAACTTCTTGAGGATACATATCTCCCTGATATCTCTGAACTTTCAGCAACTCCTATTAAAAAATTAGGCGAGGTTGGCTATTCGGACATGTTCATAAGTTCGGTGGCAGCAGTCATTGAACTATATCACAGGGATGTCAATGTGAAAGGAAAGGACCTTACTATCATAGAAGGTGTTCTCGCTGATGAGACCAGTCGCTTGCCTTTTGTTTCATGGTCTCTTCTTGATGGTGTGGACATCGGCACAATAGTGCGCTTCGAAGATGCATCGGTTAGCATGTATCGGGGTGTACCTTCCATACACCTGAATGAATCGACCTCGGTTCATATTGTCGGATCCGGGGAAAACCTGCCTTTCACTTTTGCATCAGTGAACCTGCCACCAAAACCATTGCCTATAGGGGATGTTTTACAAAATGAAGGAATGTTCGATGTATCGGTGGAAGGGAACATTGTTTCCGTACGACCGGGTTCCGGTGTGATTGCCCGATGTCCGGAATGTAATCGTGTCATTATGAAGGACACCTGTCGGTCACATGGTGGTGTAGAAGGGGTTCAGGACATGCGTATCAAGCTAATCCTCGATGATGGTACAGGGTCTCTTCTTGTTATGCTGAATCGGGAACTTTCCGAGATCGTTTATGGTAAGACGCTTCAGGAGTCTGAGTCTCTTATGGGTAAGGCAATGTCTGCAAATGTTGTTTATGATGATATGAAAAGTATTCTTACGGGGCATTATCTCGGTGTGCGTGGAAATACTTCGAAGATCGAGTATGGTGTCACATTCGTAGCAAAATCCGTATGGGTTCCGTCTGAGGATCTTGATAAGCGGGCATCAGATCTTCTGGAGCGACTTGAAGGAGTGGAGTGA
- a CDS encoding histone family protein: MPILPLASVERLIRSADSERVSESAASALLDILEDYGVKISKEAIIYANHAGRKTVKAEDIKLAYDMLTKPRD, from the coding sequence ATGCCCATACTACCATTGGCTTCTGTAGAACGTTTAATTCGCAGTGCAGACTCAGAAAGGGTCAGTGAATCTGCAGCATCTGCACTTTTGGATATACTCGAAGATTACGGTGTAAAAATATCAAAGGAAGCTATAATCTATGCAAACCATGCCGGAAGAAAAACTGTAAAAGCTGAAGATATAAAGCTGGCCTATGACATGCTCACGAAGCCTCGTGACTAA
- a CDS encoding small multi-drug export protein: MPFEEQLLDTLASVPSWLATVVLSALPVSELRGAIPVAIGIYGIDPIDAYLLAVIGNLLPVIPLLLFLDPVSSYLRQFKVGDSFFTWLFTRTRQKHSRNMERYGILALTLFVAVPLPVTGAWTGCAAAFVFGIKFRHAMMAIAAGVMISGIVVTLVTLAGMGAIDLLN; this comes from the coding sequence ATGCCTTTTGAAGAGCAACTGCTGGATACACTTGCAAGCGTTCCTTCATGGCTGGCAACCGTAGTGCTCAGTGCATTGCCGGTGTCAGAGCTTCGTGGTGCGATCCCTGTTGCTATCGGGATATACGGTATTGATCCTATTGATGCTTATCTTCTTGCAGTCATAGGAAACCTTCTACCGGTAATCCCTCTCTTACTTTTTTTGGATCCTGTGTCATCTTACCTCAGGCAGTTCAAAGTAGGGGATTCATTCTTCACCTGGCTTTTTACAAGAACTCGTCAAAAGCATTCTCGGAATATGGAACGTTATGGCATACTTGCACTTACTCTGTTCGTGGCAGTTCCATTACCGGTTACAGGCGCATGGACTGGCTGTGCAGCTGCCTTCGTGTTTGGCATTAAGTTCAGGCATGCAATGATGGCGATCGCAGCAGGTGTTATGATCTCGGGTATTGTGGTGACTTTGGTGACCCTTGCAGGAATGGGTGCTATTGACCTGTTAAATTAA
- a CDS encoding replication factor C small subunit — protein sequence MTGGFEIKEEIWIEKYRPFKLEDIVGQKETTERLISYVKSGNLPHLLFSGPPGVGKTATAVSIARELFGDGWRENFTELNASDERGIDVVRTKIKNFAKTSPIGGADFKIIFLDEADALTSDAQSALRRTMERYTSNCRFILSCNYSSKIIEPIQSRCAVYRFRHLTEDSIAERCRHIAEKEGLSIADDGMDALKYVAQGDMRKAINALQAAALFDKTIHKDAIYRITATAHPEEIMELLKTALSGNFVLARKKLDTLMLEKGLSGEDVVGQIYRAIFDMEVSGQRMVDLMDMIGEVDFRLTEGANERIQLDALLAHFALTKEQ from the coding sequence ATGACTGGAGGGTTCGAAATAAAAGAAGAGATATGGATCGAGAAATACAGGCCTTTTAAGCTTGAAGACATTGTAGGTCAAAAGGAAACGACGGAAAGGCTGATATCATATGTAAAGAGCGGCAATCTTCCTCACTTGTTGTTCTCAGGTCCTCCGGGGGTTGGAAAGACCGCAACTGCTGTGTCCATTGCGCGGGAACTGTTCGGGGATGGCTGGCGCGAGAACTTCACGGAACTCAATGCTTCAGATGAGCGCGGTATCGATGTAGTGAGGACGAAGATAAAGAACTTCGCGAAGACATCTCCTATTGGAGGTGCCGATTTCAAGATAATTTTCCTTGATGAAGCAGATGCTCTGACATCCGATGCACAGTCTGCACTGCGCCGTACAATGGAACGGTATACCAGCAACTGTCGGTTTATCCTGTCATGCAATTACTCTTCAAAGATAATCGAACCCATCCAGTCAAGATGTGCTGTTTACCGATTCCGCCACCTTACTGAAGATTCTATAGCTGAAAGGTGCAGGCATATTGCAGAAAAGGAAGGTCTTTCAATTGCTGATGATGGTATGGACGCATTGAAGTATGTTGCCCAGGGTGACATGAGAAAAGCAATAAATGCACTACAGGCAGCAGCTCTTTTTGATAAGACCATCCACAAGGATGCCATATACAGAATAACTGCAACAGCTCACCCGGAAGAGATCATGGAGCTCCTCAAGACTGCACTATCCGGTAATTTTGTACTGGCACGCAAAAAGCTTGATACTTTGATGCTGGAAAAAGGTCTTTCAGGAGAGGATGTCGTCGGGCAGATATATCGTGCTATCTTCGACATGGAAGTATCCGGTCAGCGTATGGTTGATCTTATGGATATGATCGGGGAAGTTGATTTCAGGCTTACTGAAGGTGCTAATGAAAGAATACAGCTTGATGCTTTGCTGGCACATTTTGCGTTGACAAAGGAGCAATAA
- a CDS encoding DUF4870 domain-containing protein, which produces MTYKTSIGLNENIVGILCYLGFWMTGVLFLFIEKENKFVRFHAIQSAMVFMTLTAIVFLVAWIPYVGWLLADFGGFFSLFVWLSLMFIAWRGSKIKVPVIGKIAYNYVYK; this is translated from the coding sequence ATGACATACAAGACTTCCATTGGACTTAATGAGAATATTGTAGGGATATTGTGCTATCTGGGATTCTGGATGACTGGTGTTCTTTTCCTTTTTATTGAGAAGGAGAACAAGTTTGTCCGTTTCCACGCGATCCAGTCAGCAATGGTCTTTATGACCCTGACAGCTATCGTCTTCCTGGTTGCATGGATTCCATACGTCGGTTGGCTGCTTGCTGATTTCGGAGGATTCTTCTCCCTCTTCGTCTGGCTTTCTTTAATGTTCATTGCCTGGAGAGGTTCAAAGATCAAGGTTCCGGTTATCGGTAAGATCGCTTACAACTATGTATATAAGTGA
- the rnfB gene encoding Rnf electron transport complex subunit RnfB, with product MSLTTLIIQAMATLGGLGLVIGIMLIAASRLFKVETNPLVEEVVEVLPGANCGACGFAGCADFAERVVEENAPLDGCPVGGFETAKEIGGILGQDVSEAEKEYPYLKCNGGSKCVDRFDYVGIQDCTAVIMLSDGEKGCNYGCMGRGTCVRACPFDAITIGEDRLPVVNKNLCKSCGLCIEACPNDVLMFAKDSEKVHVECNSHDKGKTVKAVCEVGCIGCKICEKNCPEEAITVTKFLAEIDQDKCTACGICVEKCPQKCIEMR from the coding sequence ATGAGCCTGACAACTTTAATTATCCAGGCAATGGCAACACTTGGTGGTCTTGGTCTTGTGATCGGTATCATGCTGATCGCAGCATCAAGGTTGTTCAAGGTGGAGACCAATCCACTTGTTGAAGAGGTCGTTGAGGTCCTTCCAGGTGCTAACTGTGGTGCTTGTGGGTTTGCAGGATGTGCAGACTTTGCAGAACGCGTCGTTGAGGAAAATGCTCCTCTTGACGGATGTCCTGTAGGTGGCTTTGAGACTGCAAAGGAGATCGGTGGAATTCTCGGGCAGGATGTTTCAGAAGCAGAGAAGGAGTACCCATACCTCAAGTGTAATGGTGGTAGCAAATGCGTTGACCGGTTCGATTACGTAGGTATCCAGGATTGTACTGCTGTGATCATGCTCTCTGACGGTGAGAAGGGTTGTAATTACGGATGTATGGGTCGCGGAACCTGTGTGCGTGCATGCCCATTCGATGCTATTACGATCGGCGAGGACCGTCTTCCTGTTGTGAACAAGAACCTCTGTAAGAGCTGTGGTCTTTGTATCGAGGCATGCCCTAACGATGTGCTGATGTTTGCAAAGGATTCTGAGAAGGTCCATGTGGAGTGTAATTCACATGACAAAGGTAAGACTGTAAAGGCAGTCTGTGAAGTTGGATGTATCGGCTGTAAGATATGTGAAAAGAACTGTCCGGAAGAAGCTATCACAGTAACGAAGTTCCTTGCAGAGATCGATCAGGACAAATGTACAGCCTGCGGCATATGTGTTGAGAAATGCCCGCAGAAATGTATTGAAATGAGGTAA
- the rnfA gene encoding Rnf electron transport complex subunit RnfA, with protein MADASLFQIFMDGVFIKNFLVIQFLGLCSFVGVTKDTKSAAGMSGAVIFVMAMAATVSYLIFSYVLIPLKLEFLSLISFIVVIAALVQLVEFVVRKNVPSLYRSLGIYLPLITTNCAVLGVVLLNVLNEYSFIQSVVFGVAAGLGYTIVMLMMSGIRERSTLVSVPSSIRGLPQAFFIATMLSMAFVNYFGVIPI; from the coding sequence ATGGCTGACGCAAGTCTTTTCCAGATATTCATGGATGGTGTGTTCATAAAGAACTTCCTGGTCATCCAGTTCCTTGGCCTGTGTTCATTCGTGGGTGTTACCAAGGATACAAAGAGTGCTGCAGGAATGTCAGGTGCTGTTATTTTTGTAATGGCAATGGCAGCAACCGTGTCGTATCTTATATTCTCTTACGTATTGATACCGCTAAAGCTCGAGTTCCTTAGCCTGATCAGTTTCATTGTAGTGATCGCAGCTCTTGTACAGCTTGTAGAGTTCGTTGTCAGGAAGAATGTTCCTTCACTATACCGTTCACTTGGTATCTATCTCCCGCTTATCACAACCAACTGTGCGGTTCTTGGTGTTGTGTTGCTCAATGTCCTGAATGAATACTCATTCATACAGAGTGTTGTGTTTGGAGTTGCAGCAGGTCTCGGTTACACTATAGTTATGTTGATGATGTCAGGTATCAGGGAGCGTAGCACTCTTGTTAGTGTTCCGTCTTCTATTCGTGGTCTTCCTCAGGCATTCTTTATCGCAACAATGCTTTCAATGGCATTTGTTAACTACTTCGGAGTGATTCCAATATGA
- the rnfE gene encoding Rnf electron transport complex subunit RnfE, whose amino-acid sequence MNALSEFIRGITKDNPIFALVLGLCPTLAVTTSIENAIGMSAGTAFVLICSNLLVSGLRKQIPASVRLPIFILIIATFVSIVEMVMKAYFPPMYAALGVFIPLIVVNCIIIGRAEAYANKNNMFYSFIDALGISTGFLLVLVLIGGIRELLGTGQIVIFGLEVIQIPINPITYMILSPGAFLTIGVLMAIVNYRRAKKLARGG is encoded by the coding sequence ATGAATGCTTTAAGTGAATTTATTCGTGGAATTACAAAAGATAACCCTATATTTGCTTTGGTATTGGGTCTTTGTCCTACATTGGCAGTTACCACGTCTATTGAAAATGCGATTGGTATGTCAGCCGGAACGGCTTTCGTACTTATCTGTTCCAACCTGCTGGTCTCAGGCCTGAGGAAGCAAATCCCTGCTTCAGTGAGATTGCCAATATTTATTTTGATAATAGCAACGTTCGTTTCGATCGTAGAGATGGTAATGAAAGCTTATTTCCCACCGATGTATGCGGCACTGGGTGTGTTCATTCCTCTTATTGTTGTCAACTGTATCATCATCGGACGTGCAGAAGCATATGCTAATAAGAACAACATGTTCTATTCGTTCATTGATGCATTGGGAATATCAACTGGTTTCCTTCTTGTCCTTGTGCTCATCGGAGGTATCAGGGAACTTCTCGGAACCGGTCAGATCGTGATCTTTGGTCTGGAAGTCATCCAGATCCCAATTAACCCTATTACTTACATGATCCTTTCACCAGGAGCTTTCCTTACAATAGGTGTTTTGATGGCAATAGTCAATTATAGAAGAGCAAAGAAGCTCGCAAGAGGTGGCTAA
- the rnfG gene encoding Rnf electron transport complex subunit RnfG, which produces MTDSNKDVIVIIGKLVLISVVASALLAVTYVPTSEQLKKNYEEARTLTLAELMPQAAEFEPVYGDEIINDEGDREILYYRAKDSSGNLIGYAFFREHPGAQGLLEVAGGVDSSFNEISGMSIMSHTETPGLGSKITEPAFKDQFKNVKVADLSLSKSGGAIDSITGATISSQAVVDALNAQVEVIRGAEA; this is translated from the coding sequence ATGACTGATTCAAACAAGGATGTAATAGTTATCATAGGTAAGCTGGTTCTGATCTCGGTGGTCGCTTCAGCACTTCTGGCTGTAACATATGTGCCTACAAGTGAACAATTAAAGAAGAACTATGAAGAAGCGAGGACCTTAACGCTTGCTGAGCTGATGCCTCAGGCAGCAGAATTTGAGCCAGTTTACGGCGATGAGATCATTAACGATGAGGGTGACAGGGAAATTTTATACTACCGTGCAAAAGATAGTTCCGGCAATCTTATCGGATATGCTTTCTTCAGGGAACATCCCGGTGCACAAGGTCTATTGGAAGTTGCCGGTGGTGTTGATTCGTCATTCAATGAGATAAGTGGTATGAGTATCATGTCCCACACAGAAACTCCTGGTCTGGGATCAAAGATCACTGAACCCGCTTTCAAGGATCAGTTCAAAAACGTAAAAGTAGCAGACCTGAGTTTGTCAAAGTCTGGTGGTGCAATTGATTCAATTACCGGTGCCACGATATCATCTCAGGCAGTAGTAGATGCCCTGAATGCCCAGGTTGAAGTTATACGGGGAGCAGAGGCTTAA
- the rnfD gene encoding Rnf electron transport complex subunit RnfD codes for MTFTISAPPHKKEDITFNKIMWAKIIVLVPVVLLSVYLFGLPAIGLVIAGILAAVVTEVAIQKAFDQKITIADGHAILIGLMVAMVVPPEVPLWMPMIGSVFAVGIGKHAFGGIGSYVFNPVLAAWVFLSLAWGSIMSPLSYPQTTALSDLVLETGAGVMAGVSPLALLLAGGILILLRYVEWRIPVSFFVTTILLAVLLGDSLSYVVLGVVLFGVLFLATDTSSSPVTKNGRVIYGIVCGVLVVIYGHFANYIDATFYGLFLANCVSALIDNNTLPGSYGSETYLQRKYKRILEKVPFKDRLEVLLDD; via the coding sequence ATGACATTTACGATTTCAGCTCCTCCTCATAAAAAAGAGGATATCACTTTTAATAAGATTATGTGGGCCAAGATAATTGTTCTTGTGCCCGTGGTCCTGCTATCTGTATATCTATTTGGTCTTCCTGCAATAGGATTGGTCATTGCAGGCATTCTGGCAGCAGTTGTGACCGAGGTTGCAATACAGAAAGCATTTGACCAGAAGATAACAATTGCAGATGGGCATGCCATTCTTATCGGTCTAATGGTCGCTATGGTGGTCCCGCCGGAGGTCCCATTATGGATGCCGATGATAGGTTCTGTCTTTGCGGTCGGAATAGGTAAGCATGCCTTTGGTGGTATCGGATCATATGTGTTCAACCCGGTACTTGCTGCATGGGTATTCCTGAGTCTTGCATGGGGTTCAATAATGTCTCCATTATCCTATCCGCAGACTACAGCATTGTCTGATCTGGTACTGGAAACCGGTGCAGGTGTAATGGCAGGGGTATCTCCTCTTGCATTGTTACTGGCAGGTGGAATATTAATATTACTTCGTTATGTTGAATGGAGAATTCCCGTTTCCTTCTTCGTGACCACTATATTGCTCGCAGTTCTTCTGGGTGACAGTTTATCATACGTTGTCCTTGGTGTTGTTCTGTTTGGAGTATTGTTCCTTGCAACGGACACTTCAAGTTCACCTGTTACAAAGAACGGGCGTGTGATCTATGGGATCGTTTGTGGTGTTCTGGTTGTAATATATGGTCATTTTGCAAATTATATCGATGCGACCTTCTATGGTCTGTTCCTTGCAAATTGTGTTTCAGCATTGATCGATAACAACACACTTCCTGGATCTTATGGTTCAGAGACCTACCTGCAGCGTAAGTACAAACGCATTCTGGAAAAGGTTCCTTTCAAGGACCGCCTGGAGGTGTTATTAGATGACTGA